A genome region from Campylobacterota bacterium includes the following:
- a CDS encoding prohibitin family protein: MASDMNDYFNKKKNESQRGGGFQTPKSPKIDFNMNSQKAGMLWLIGGFVLLLILAKPFVIINEGERGILSTNGKYEAQALLPGLHFIIPLIQQVYVVDTKVRIINYADKIDRASTTGDGILVKPAITVLDKRGLPVSIELTVQYRLNAQLAAQTVSNWGFSWEDKIIDPVARDIVRNVVGQYEAENLPIMRNTIAQKIESGIRSNVGRQKNGPAELESVQLREIVLPQKVKDQIERVQVAKQEVERAQQEVERAKQEAFKKETEAQGVANALTIEAQAQAKANQLIANSITPGLLKLEQIKVQGKFNEALKENKDAKIFLTPGGSTPNIWVDMKSDHTQKVSSK; encoded by the coding sequence ATGGCCAGCGACATGAACGACTACTTCAACAAGAAGAAAAACGAAAGCCAGCGGGGCGGAGGGTTTCAGACCCCAAAATCGCCGAAAATCGATTTCAATATGAACAGCCAGAAGGCGGGAATGCTCTGGCTGATCGGAGGATTCGTGCTGCTGCTGATCCTGGCCAAACCTTTCGTCATCATCAACGAAGGGGAGCGCGGCATCCTCTCGACCAACGGAAAATACGAAGCCCAGGCCCTTCTTCCGGGTCTGCACTTCATCATCCCCCTGATCCAGCAGGTCTACGTCGTCGACACCAAAGTCCGCATCATCAATTACGCGGATAAAATCGACCGTGCCTCGACCACCGGAGACGGGATTCTGGTCAAACCGGCCATTACCGTTCTGGACAAACGGGGGCTTCCCGTTTCAATCGAGCTGACGGTCCAGTACCGGCTCAATGCGCAGCTGGCCGCCCAGACGGTTTCGAACTGGGGCTTTAGCTGGGAAGACAAAATCATCGATCCGGTCGCCCGCGACATCGTCCGCAACGTGGTAGGGCAGTATGAAGCCGAAAACCTTCCCATCATGCGCAACACGATTGCGCAGAAGATCGAAAGCGGCATCCGCAGCAACGTCGGCCGCCAGAAAAACGGTCCCGCCGAGCTCGAATCGGTACAGCTGCGCGAAATCGTCCTTCCCCAAAAAGTCAAAGACCAGATCGAACGTGTCCAGGTCGCCAAACAGGAAGTCGAGCGGGCACAGCAGGAAGTCGAAAGAGCCAAACAAGAGGCGTTCAAAAAAGAGACTGAGGCACAGGGGGTCGCCAACGCCCTCACCATCGAAGCCCAGGCCCAGGCAAAAGCCAATCAGCTGATTGCCAATTCGATCACTCCGGGACTTCTCAAACTCGAGCAGATCAAGGTACAGGGAAAATTCAACGAGGCGCTCAAAGAGAACAAGGACGCGAAAATTTTTCTCACCCCCGGCGGCTCTACGCCCAACATCTGGGTTGACATGAAAAGCGACCATACCCAGAAGGTCTCTTCGAAATAA
- a CDS encoding DUF2393 family protein — MKTYILDFIDHLLVYDYLLFGAVILLFILILGLAVFLRHHLGLAVFLVLVAFGVLTVGSAVGYTMMHRYLFSNTLVLSQVKALEFTEALLVKGEIRNTSKRTFGECTVSVGVHKVSGNPYLDRIYPNIPFQKASLKVEETIKPNQSAPFKLFVEPFRYTKEYNITAKADCK; from the coding sequence ATGAAAACGTACATTCTCGATTTCATCGACCATCTTCTCGTTTACGACTATCTCCTCTTCGGAGCGGTCATACTCCTTTTCATCCTGATCCTCGGACTCGCCGTCTTTTTGCGCCATCACCTCGGGCTTGCCGTTTTTCTGGTGCTGGTGGCATTCGGGGTACTGACGGTCGGGAGCGCCGTGGGATACACGATGATGCACCGGTATCTCTTCAGTAACACCCTCGTCCTCTCGCAGGTCAAAGCACTCGAATTCACCGAAGCGCTGCTGGTCAAAGGGGAGATCCGCAACACCTCAAAACGGACGTTCGGCGAATGTACCGTAAGCGTCGGGGTACACAAAGTGAGCGGTAACCCTTATCTGGACCGGATCTATCCCAATATCCCTTTTCAAAAAGCCTCCCTGAAAGTGGAAGAGACGATCAAGCCCAATCAATCAGCCCCCTTTAAACTCTTTGTCGAACCTTTCCGATATACCAAAGAATACAATATCACGGCAAAGGCGGATTGCAAATGA
- the hisIE gene encoding bifunctional phosphoribosyl-AMP cyclohydrolase/phosphoribosyl-ATP diphosphatase HisIE has protein sequence MNLDHIDWQKSPLLPVIVQDSTTLEVLMMAYMDREALELSLSTRTAHYYSRSKQRLWKKGESSGHLQHIERFLLDCDNDTLLIQVRQEGVACHTGRKSCFFTDIETGSVISEPQIDTAAAYGIIDELYHTILSRKNADPSTSWTAKLLSKGDNAILKKVVEEAGEFSFAIKDGNESEIIYECADLVYHVLVALGHKNISPDRIKQELARRFGTSGIAEKNSRPS, from the coding sequence ATGAATCTCGATCATATCGACTGGCAAAAGTCCCCCCTCCTTCCCGTTATCGTCCAGGACTCGACGACCCTCGAAGTACTTATGATGGCTTACATGGACCGCGAAGCGCTCGAACTTTCCCTCTCGACGAGAACCGCCCACTACTACTCCCGCTCCAAACAGCGCCTGTGGAAAAAAGGGGAAAGCAGCGGCCATCTGCAGCACATCGAGCGTTTTTTGCTCGATTGCGACAATGACACCCTGCTCATCCAGGTGCGTCAGGAAGGGGTCGCCTGCCATACGGGGCGTAAATCGTGTTTCTTTACCGACATCGAAACGGGCAGCGTCATCTCCGAACCCCAGATTGACACCGCCGCAGCCTACGGAATCATCGACGAGCTCTACCACACGATTCTCAGCCGCAAAAATGCCGATCCATCAACCTCGTGGACGGCGAAGCTCCTCTCGAAAGGGGACAACGCGATCCTCAAAAAAGTGGTCGAGGAAGCGGGAGAATTCTCTTTTGCGATCAAAGACGGAAATGAGAGTGAAATTATTTACGAATGTGCCGATTTGGTCTATCACGTCCTGGTCGCGCTCGGACATAAAAATATCTCTCCCGACCGTATCAAACAAGAACTCGCACGCCGATTCGGGACAAGCGGGATCGCGGAGAAAAACTCAAGGCCTTCATGA